In the Roseibium sp. HPY-6 genome, one interval contains:
- the metW gene encoding methionine biosynthesis protein MetW has translation MNLAPRQTRPGEVRGDHKVVAALVPVGARVLDIGSEDGALLDHLVHERQVDGRGVELSQAGVNRCVARGLSVIQGDADKDLSDYPDDAFDVVILSQTLQATREPKKVMRELLRIGKQVVVSIPNFAHWRNRMQLLFRGRMPVTKYLPYEWYDTPNIHFCSLRDFVELCHELDADVEKAIALSATGNKIPVNAPWWVWNIVAEQAVFLLKR, from the coding sequence ATGAACCTTGCTCCCAGGCAGACACGCCCCGGCGAAGTTCGGGGTGACCACAAGGTTGTTGCCGCGCTTGTCCCGGTCGGCGCGCGTGTCCTTGATATCGGCTCGGAAGACGGCGCGCTTCTCGACCATCTCGTCCATGAACGCCAGGTCGACGGCCGTGGTGTGGAGCTGAGCCAGGCAGGCGTGAACCGCTGCGTTGCACGCGGGCTTTCCGTGATCCAGGGTGATGCCGACAAGGATCTCTCGGACTATCCGGACGACGCGTTCGACGTTGTCATCTTGAGCCAGACCCTGCAGGCGACCCGCGAGCCGAAGAAAGTCATGCGTGAGCTTCTGCGCATCGGCAAACAGGTGGTCGTTTCGATCCCGAATTTTGCCCATTGGCGCAACCGCATGCAGCTCCTGTTCCGCGGCCGTATGCCCGTTACGAAATACCTGCCCTATGAGTGGTACGACACGCCGAACATCCATTTCTGCTCGCTGCGCGACTTTGTCGAACTGTGCCATGAACTGGATGCAGACGTGGAAAAGGCGATCGCGCTGAGCGCGACAGGCAACAAGATCCCGGTCAACGCGCCCTGGTGGGTGTGGAATATCGTTGCTGAACAGGCCGTATTTTTGCTGAAACGGTGA
- a CDS encoding GNAT family N-acetyltransferase yields the protein MCSIRSGRLSDYPVIRQYDEFMGDRRLDLQAGELRVADAEGSEAIGYLRISPKGFLNWPFVAYLCVKSEFRNHGVGRQLIEHAIQDDRYVRLYISTEANNFAMQSLLKKIGADEIGYADQLNFSNERELFYRLK from the coding sequence ATGTGCAGCATCAGATCCGGACGCCTTTCCGACTATCCCGTTATCCGTCAATATGATGAATTCATGGGCGATCGGCGGCTTGACCTGCAGGCCGGAGAATTGCGTGTCGCCGACGCCGAAGGCTCAGAGGCGATTGGGTATCTCCGCATTTCACCAAAAGGCTTCTTGAACTGGCCATTTGTCGCTTACCTCTGCGTGAAATCGGAGTTTCGCAATCACGGCGTGGGAAGACAGTTGATCGAGCACGCCATCCAGGACGACAGATATGTTCGATTGTACATCTCGACCGAAGCAAACAACTTTGCGATGCAATCGCTTCTTAAAAAGATTGGGGCGGACGAGATCGGATACGCGGACCAACTGAATTTCAGCAACGAAAGAGAATTGTTCTACCGGCTCAAGTGA
- a CDS encoding DUF1993 family protein yields the protein MNEQTGPDEALVAAVGHYLDQSGKLLKLVSDQPNADELLAIQLAPDAFDTGFHLAVAIQFAARALCLPVGHPVPEIVEPYSLKSLRSLHEDVRTAINQIPPIDWDSNVSHIAGEAELTQRAADYVVCFAFPNMLFHFTQAYAGLRHAGLKIGKADFDGLHKY from the coding sequence ATGAATGAGCAGACGGGACCCGACGAGGCGCTCGTGGCGGCAGTCGGACACTACCTGGACCAGTCAGGCAAGCTCCTGAAACTGGTATCTGACCAACCAAACGCCGATGAGTTGCTCGCCATTCAGCTTGCGCCGGATGCATTCGATACCGGATTTCACCTCGCGGTCGCCATTCAGTTCGCAGCGCGCGCGTTGTGCCTGCCGGTGGGACATCCCGTGCCGGAAATCGTTGAGCCCTACAGCCTGAAGAGCCTCAGGTCTTTGCATGAGGATGTTCGGACCGCGATCAATCAGATCCCGCCGATCGATTGGGACAGCAACGTTTCGCACATCGCAGGTGAAGCTGAGCTGACACAACGAGCTGCTGACTATGTCGTGTGTTTCGCCTTTCCAAACATGCTGTTTCATTTCACGCAGGCCTATGCCGGTTTGCGTCACGCAGGCCTGAAGATCGGAAAGGCGGATTTCGACGGGCTGCATAAGTACTAG
- a CDS encoding homoserine O-acetyltransferase, protein MPADSQNPAAHDTVKANEAETPSSKLVRFPAEEPLELDSGIRLGPWQIAYETYGALNTDRSNAILICHALTGDQYVASTNPVTGKPGWWNLMVGPGRPIDTDHYFVICANVLGGCLGTTGPATINAETGVPYGLDLPVVTIRDMVRAQARLVDHLGIETLFAVIGGSMGGMQVLQWAASYPERVFAAIPIAAAARHTSQNIAFHEVGRQAIMADPNWRGGSYIEEGVRPTKGLAVARMAAHVTYMSDESLHQKFGRNLQDRENLTFGFDADFQIESYLRHQGMTFVDRFDANSYLYVTRAMDYFDLAQEFGGTLPNAFADTKTRFCVMSFTSDWLFPTSESRSVVKALNAAAANVSFVEIESDRGHDSFLLDVPEMFDTIQGFMTGAAHARGIPAPGEAP, encoded by the coding sequence ATGCCAGCTGACAGTCAAAATCCGGCAGCACACGATACTGTAAAGGCGAATGAAGCGGAGACGCCTTCCAGCAAACTCGTGCGGTTTCCGGCGGAAGAGCCGCTGGAGCTGGATTCAGGCATCCGACTCGGACCGTGGCAGATTGCCTACGAAACCTATGGCGCGCTAAACACCGACCGGTCGAACGCCATCCTGATCTGCCATGCTCTGACCGGTGATCAGTATGTCGCGTCAACCAATCCTGTGACCGGCAAGCCGGGCTGGTGGAACCTGATGGTCGGGCCCGGTAGACCCATCGATACAGATCATTATTTCGTTATCTGTGCCAACGTGCTGGGCGGCTGCCTTGGCACGACCGGACCGGCGACTATCAACGCGGAAACGGGTGTGCCTTACGGCCTCGATCTTCCCGTGGTAACCATCCGCGACATGGTGCGTGCGCAGGCGCGCCTCGTGGATCACCTCGGTATCGAAACACTTTTCGCCGTCATCGGCGGATCGATGGGCGGCATGCAGGTGCTCCAATGGGCGGCCAGTTATCCGGAGCGGGTGTTTGCAGCCATACCGATTGCTGCGGCGGCCCGGCATACGTCGCAGAACATCGCCTTTCACGAAGTCGGTCGGCAAGCAATCATGGCGGATCCGAACTGGCGTGGCGGTAGTTACATCGAAGAAGGCGTCCGGCCAACCAAGGGCCTGGCAGTGGCCCGGATGGCGGCGCACGTCACTTACATGTCCGACGAATCCCTGCACCAGAAGTTCGGGCGCAATCTTCAGGATCGCGAGAACCTGACCTTCGGGTTCGACGCCGATTTCCAGATCGAAAGCTATCTTCGCCATCAGGGCATGACCTTCGTCGACCGCTTTGACGCCAACTCCTATCTCTATGTCACGCGGGCGATGGACTATTTCGATCTTGCACAGGAGTTTGGCGGCACCCTGCCGAATGCATTCGCGGATACAAAAACCCGGTTTTGCGTGATGTCGTTTACGTCGGACTGGCTGTTCCCGACATCGGAAAGCCGCAGCGTTGTGAAAGCACTCAATGCCGCTGCGGCAAACGTTTCCTTCGTCGAGATTGAAAGCGACCGTGGTCACGATTCATTCCTTCTGGACGTGCCCGAAATGTTCGATACCATCCAGGGCTTCATGACAGGCGCCGCCCATGCGCGCGGCATTCCAGCGCCGGGGGAGGCTCCCTGA
- a CDS encoding NAD(P)H-dependent oxidoreductase, whose protein sequence is MTKILHINASPRGPKSQSALLADTYLSARLQREPAVQVDSLNLWSADLPEFDGDKNAAKLSFFGVGEMDAAGKSAWDQVVEVTQRFIEADEYVFNVPMWNGGIPYKLKHYIDVITQPGLLFGFEPERGYFGLLENKTAHVFYSSGVYAPGADKKYGEDFHSAYMDWWFGLVGIKTVVTTRHQPSILTINPDADLEAAVARAKAAA, encoded by the coding sequence ATGACCAAGATCCTGCATATCAACGCCTCCCCGCGCGGGCCGAAATCTCAGTCCGCTCTTCTGGCCGATACCTATCTCAGTGCGCGGTTACAAAGAGAGCCGGCGGTCCAGGTCGACAGCCTGAACCTTTGGTCGGCAGACCTGCCGGAATTCGACGGTGACAAAAACGCTGCCAAACTGTCTTTCTTCGGCGTCGGAGAAATGGATGCTGCAGGCAAGAGCGCTTGGGACCAGGTTGTTGAAGTCACGCAAAGGTTCATTGAGGCAGACGAATATGTCTTCAACGTTCCGATGTGGAACGGCGGCATTCCCTACAAGCTGAAGCATTATATTGACGTAATCACGCAACCGGGTCTCCTGTTCGGATTTGAACCGGAACGAGGGTATTTCGGGTTGCTGGAAAACAAGACGGCACATGTGTTTTACAGTTCCGGAGTATATGCACCGGGCGCAGACAAGAAGTACGGCGAAGACTTTCACTCGGCCTACATGGATTGGTGGTTCGGGCTTGTCGGCATCAAGACCGTTGTGACCACGCGGCACCAGCCAAGTATCCTGACCATTAATCCGGACGCTGATCTCGAAGCCGCCGTCGCACGCGCCAAGGCCGCCGCCTGA
- a CDS encoding cupin domain-containing protein, translating into MSPSSNLTANEVVDLLKMQPHPEGGYFVETFRDDLTDAHGRAASTLIYFLLPEGVLSRWHKVDAAETWHWYAGAPLELSISAEGKTKSVVRLGNDLVAGERPQGIVPRAGWQQARSLGAWTLVGCTVAPGFQFEGFEMAPDGWEPGGS; encoded by the coding sequence ATGTCACCTTCCTCCAATCTGACCGCCAATGAGGTCGTTGACCTCCTGAAAATGCAGCCTCATCCGGAAGGCGGGTATTTTGTCGAGACATTCCGGGACGACCTCACCGACGCCCACGGCAGGGCGGCCTCCACCCTGATTTACTTTCTCCTCCCCGAAGGCGTGCTGTCTCGGTGGCACAAGGTCGATGCCGCTGAAACCTGGCACTGGTACGCAGGTGCCCCTTTGGAACTGTCGATCAGCGCCGAAGGTAAGACCAAGAGCGTTGTCCGGCTTGGAAACGACCTTGTCGCCGGCGAACGCCCTCAAGGCATTGTGCCGCGTGCCGGCTGGCAGCAGGCTCGTTCCCTGGGCGCGTGGACGCTGGTTGGCTGTACGGTTGCGCCCGGTTTTCAGTTCGAGGGATTTGAAATGGCGCCGGACGGGTGGGAGCCAGGCGGATCATAG
- the gloB gene encoding hydroxyacylglutathione hydrolase, whose amino-acid sequence MTLNDTTEILQFPCLNDNFGVLVHDTGSGTTIAFDVPDSGPYEKALQEKGWTLTHILITHHHWDHVQGLGELKQKTGATVFGPARSRQKITELDRFVEDSDHIRCGPYEIKAIATPGHTLDQISWYIPVIGMAHTGDTLFSLGCGRVFEGDKEMMWSSLAKLLRELPDDTKIYCGHEYTAANAAFSLTIEPDNADLRARAEEVKQLRADNQPTLPTTMALEKATNPFLRAGEASVAEALGMSGKSATEVFTEIRTRKDNA is encoded by the coding sequence ATGACCTTGAACGACACAACCGAGATCCTCCAGTTTCCCTGCCTTAACGACAATTTCGGCGTGTTGGTTCACGACACCGGGAGTGGCACGACCATCGCCTTCGATGTCCCCGACAGCGGGCCTTACGAGAAAGCGCTGCAGGAAAAGGGCTGGACGCTTACGCACATTCTCATCACGCATCACCATTGGGATCATGTGCAAGGGCTGGGTGAGTTGAAGCAGAAGACAGGCGCGACAGTTTTTGGCCCGGCCAGGTCTCGCCAGAAAATTACCGAGTTGGATCGCTTCGTAGAAGACAGCGATCACATTCGCTGCGGTCCCTACGAAATCAAGGCGATTGCAACGCCGGGCCACACGCTCGATCAGATTTCCTGGTACATCCCGGTGATCGGGATGGCGCATACGGGCGACACTCTGTTTTCTCTCGGGTGCGGCAGGGTGTTTGAAGGCGACAAGGAAATGATGTGGTCGTCCCTCGCCAAGCTCTTGCGGGAACTCCCTGACGACACGAAAATCTATTGCGGCCATGAGTACACGGCAGCAAACGCGGCTTTTTCACTCACGATAGAGCCGGACAACGCGGACCTAAGGGCGCGTGCGGAAGAAGTGAAACAATTGCGGGCGGACAACCAGCCAACCCTGCCGACAACAATGGCCTTGGAGAAGGCGACCAATCCGTTTCTAAGAGCGGGTGAGGCATCCGTTGCGGAGGCGCTCGGCATGTCGGGCAAATCAGCCACAGAGGTTTTTACGGAGATCCGCACACGAAAAGACAACGCGTAG
- a CDS encoding class I SAM-dependent methyltransferase, with translation MYLDVVHLRAFYDLPLGRLLRSLIGAPIREMWPDLNGQRLLGLGYAGPFMRPYLDMAERAIAAMPAPQGAVPWPRERDSTCALVEDAALPFPDISFDRVMLVHALDHCSDPEAMLKEAWRLLSPGGRLIAVVPNRRGLWAQSELSPFGYGRPYSSGQLKDLLKSCEFNVVDDKEALFMPPSKARTILRAARTWEGIGRRIWPVFGGVLVVEAEKVVFQSLPADGKRSRLRVLRPVFIPEGVATGLKPVRAVRPQRIQLSREAPEGS, from the coding sequence ATGTATCTCGACGTCGTTCATTTGCGTGCATTTTACGATTTACCGCTCGGGCGCCTGCTTAGAAGCCTGATCGGTGCACCTATCCGGGAAATGTGGCCGGATCTGAACGGACAACGGCTTTTGGGGCTTGGTTATGCCGGGCCATTCATGCGGCCGTATCTCGACATGGCGGAACGCGCGATTGCTGCCATGCCAGCGCCGCAAGGTGCTGTGCCCTGGCCGCGGGAGCGAGACAGTACGTGTGCGCTGGTGGAGGATGCGGCGTTACCATTTCCCGACATATCCTTTGACCGGGTCATGTTGGTGCATGCGCTCGACCATTGCTCGGATCCGGAGGCTATGCTCAAGGAAGCCTGGCGCCTGTTGTCGCCCGGTGGCCGGTTGATTGCGGTCGTGCCGAACAGGCGCGGGCTTTGGGCGCAATCCGAATTGTCACCCTTCGGGTACGGCCGCCCTTATTCAAGCGGCCAGCTAAAAGACCTTCTCAAGAGCTGCGAATTCAACGTTGTCGACGATAAGGAAGCGCTGTTCATGCCGCCATCAAAGGCGCGCACGATCCTGCGTGCGGCAAGAACCTGGGAAGGGATCGGCCGCAGAATCTGGCCGGTCTTTGGCGGCGTGCTGGTCGTGGAAGCGGAAAAAGTCGTGTTCCAAAGCCTTCCGGCCGACGGCAAACGGAGCCGTCTCAGAGTGCTGCGTCCGGTTTTCATTCCCGAGGGTGTCGCGACGGGGCTAAAGCCTGTCCGGGCAGTCCGACCACAGCGGATCCAGTTGTCTCGTGAAGCGCCGGAAGGATCGTGA
- a CDS encoding ABATE domain-containing protein encodes MSEPQKPPPILIADHPALDFLNSVGAPHGTEIEWINNGAALLSWMTAAGLLSEAGASGIAESASTKDLDETAARARDLREWFRDLIIRQDGLSGWKLAPDEIELISRILSKGTYRFQLQPGDSDEAQLRLSSGYEINEAEDLLVPIAHQIADLLSETDCQLTRNCDGPTCTFWFTDITKNKKRRWCDMKICGNRAKTAAFRERKKQS; translated from the coding sequence TTGAGCGAGCCGCAAAAACCGCCCCCAATCCTCATCGCAGATCACCCGGCGCTCGATTTTCTGAACAGCGTGGGCGCCCCGCACGGCACCGAGATCGAGTGGATCAACAATGGCGCAGCTTTGCTGTCGTGGATGACGGCGGCGGGTCTGTTAAGCGAAGCCGGGGCCTCTGGCATTGCGGAGAGCGCCAGTACGAAAGACCTTGACGAAACCGCAGCGCGCGCAAGGGATCTGCGTGAATGGTTTCGTGATCTGATTATCCGTCAAGACGGACTTTCCGGTTGGAAGCTGGCACCAGACGAAATCGAGCTTATTAGCCGGATCCTGTCGAAAGGCACCTATCGGTTTCAGCTCCAACCAGGAGACTCTGACGAAGCGCAGCTTCGTCTTTCAAGCGGTTACGAGATCAACGAGGCAGAGGACCTGCTGGTCCCGATTGCGCACCAGATTGCAGACCTTTTGAGCGAAACAGATTGCCAGCTGACGCGAAATTGCGATGGACCAACCTGCACATTCTGGTTCACTGACATTACGAAGAACAAGAAACGCCGGTGGTGCGACATGAAGATCTGCGGCAATCGCGCCAAGACTGCCGCCTTCCGTGAGCGCAAGAAACAATCGTAA